The stretch of DNA AGCTGATGACTGCCGTGACCACCGAAATCACTACCGTACTGGGATAACATCATGAGCGTAACAAATCTGCTGAAGGGCCATGAGAAAGACCTGGGCGGCGGCCTGTTGGTGCGCCGCTTCCTGCCATCCGCCGTCAAGCAGGCGGTGGGCCCGTTCATTTTCTTCGACCATTTCGGTCCGCTCGACGTGCCGCTGGATGCCGACCATGACGTGCGTCCACATCCGCATATCGGCCTGGCCACCGTGACGTATCTGTTTGAAGGCGCGATGGATCACCGCGACAGCCTGGGCACGGTGCAGCGCATCGAGCCTGGCGCCATCAATTGGATGACGGCCGGCAGCGGCATCGTGCATTCCGAGCGCACGCCGAAGGATTTGATCGGCAAGCCGCACCGTACGCATGGTCTGCAACTGTGGGCCGCGCTGCCGGTGGCGCATGAAGAGGAAGCTGCGGCGTTCCACCACACGCCAGCCGCTGAGATTCCAGAACTGGACATCGCCGGCGCCAAGGTGCGCGTGCTGATTGGTTCGGCCTTCGGCCGGACCTCACCGGTCAAGACTTTCAGCCAGACGCTGTATCTGGACGTGGTGCTGCAAGCAGGCCATGAGCTGGTGCTCGATAGCCTGCCGGCGGAAGCGGCGGTCTATCCGATCAGCGGTGAACTGGAAGTCGACGGCGCGCCGCTGGAGCTGCACACCATGGCGCTGCTGAACACCGAAGGTCCGCAAAGCGTGAAAGCCAAGTCGGAAGCTCGCCTGGTGGTGATTGGCGGCGAGCCGCTGGACGGCCATCGCTTCATGTACTGGAACTTTGTTTCGTCGCGCAAGGAGCGTATTTCGCAGGCAGCGGAAGATTGGGAAGCGCAGCGCTTTGCGCCGGTGCCGGGAGAGACGGACTGGATTCCACTGCCGGCCAAGAAGCCGGCGGCGTAAACGCTGGTTGTAACAGTCAGGCGGTGGACAGTGCGTTCGCCGCCACCGTGCTGTACATGTCATCGGCGCCGGTGCGAATGATCCAGTGTTCCGGATACGGATCGCTGGCGAAGCGGGTATGGCGCGGCACGCGGCTCAGTTTATCCAGCGAGACGGTCGGCGCCAGCGCGGTTTCCTGGCCGGTCAACTGGTCCAGGTGCCAGAAGCCGCCGTCGCGGTGCAGCAGCAGCGGCAGCGCGGCCGCATGCGGCGCGGCGGCATACGATTTGACCGGATAGCCGGGATGCGCGTCAGGCGCCAGCAGGTAGAAGCATTCGGCATTGGCGCCATGGTCGACCCGGTGCAGGATCACGCCATGCGGCATGATGGCCGATACCGCCAGCGTGACAATGCCCTTGATGCTGGCGCTGAATTCAATCCGCATGCCGAGACGTAGCGCGGTCGGCTTATTCTTGCCCGGCCAGACGCCATCCAGCAGGATGCCGTAGCGCGACACATCTTCAATTTCAAATCCCAGGCCGGAACGGCGGATGATGGCATGGCGGCCAGACAGGCGGCGCGTGAGGCCGTTGGTGTCCTGGCCGTCCGCCGTGTAGTGGGTCAGCATCACGTCCGCTTCCGGATCGACCAGCTCAAAGCGGCCGATCACGCATTCTTCCATCGCGAACAAACGGATCTGGCGTTGCGCGCCGGCTTCCGGTGCGGCGTTGACCAGCGAGGCGGCGCGCGTGGTGTGTGGATGCACGGCGGCCGCTTGCGGCATGTCGATTTCGATCAGGTCTTCGTCCCACGCGATGGTGGAGAAGCCCAGGTCCACTTTGCCAGCCGGCGCGTTCAGGTCCAGATGGGCGATGCCGGCGTTGCGGGCGGTGACGTCGATATCCAGGCTGTCGCCGCCTTGCGCGCTGACGCGGGCGATGGAGGCGTCGTCCGCCATCACGCGCACGTTCTTGTGGGTGCTGAGGAAGATGCGGTGGATTTCGGTCAGCGTGGCGTCCAGGCGCGGCACCAGGATGACGAAGGTGCATACCCATTTGCGCGCCGCCATGCCGGGATGCTGGCTAAGCAGCTCGATGCTGATCTGGTACTGGCCATGCTCCTTGCCGCGCGACGAGAACTCGACGAACACCGGTCGCCATTCGCCGCCGACCGCGCGCACAAAGTGCTGGCGCGCGGCGCCGTTGGGGATCAGGTCCGATTGCAGTTGCAGCGTGAGTTGCGGCGCGCAGGCGTCCGGCATGCCGCGCAGTTCCATTTTCAAGGTCTGGCGTCCGCCGGCGGCGCGCGGGTCGAAACCGCTGATGTGCAGTTGCGGACGCAGCGCCTGCGCGCGTTGATGCGGGCGGGCGTAGTTTGGTTCGGCGGCTGGAATATCGGCGGTGTTGGTCAATGCAGGGACGACATCCAGCACCGTGACCGGCGAAGCGGGACGGGTGGTGCGCAAGGCAGTCAGCAGATCGTAACTGGACGCTTCCGTTTGGGCGTGGCCGCCTTCACAAGTTTGCGTTCCAGGCATGACCCAGAAGGTGCAATGCGGGTGCTGGGCATTACTGCATTTTTTCATGACAAACCGACCGATGGGATACCCGCAAGTTTATGCGGTTTTCGCTCTGTTTGGCAAACTTTGCAACCGATTTTTCAGGTTGGCTGTGCGGGTATCAAAAATGCGACGGAATTGGTGCCGCTGGCAGTGCTGTTTCGTCAACATTGCTGGCCATTTGGGGCCGTGCAGTTGGTTGAACGAAGCGAATCACGATGGCGCTCAGGTTGTCGATGTGGAGTTGCGGCGGCGGGTTGGCGGCGTAGTCGTTGAACAGCGCGTCCAGAGCTTGCGCGGCGGCCGGCTGCGTCATCAGCGCCGGCCAGCGGGCGATCCATGGCTGCGGATGGGCGCAGGACCAGAAACCGTCGGTGGCCAGCAGGTAGGTGGCGTCGGCGCGCACCTGCACGGCGCGGCGGTCGGCCAGGTGGCGCAGGAAGGGCGGCAGGTTGGACGCGTCCAGCGGCAGCAGGCCATCGTCCAGCACTTGCGGATTGGTGAAGGCGTTGCCGAGGATGTAGGCTTGCGCGATCTGCGCGCGGTGTTCGCCGTGCACTTGCTGCCACCATTCCTGTTCGTCCAGCAGACCGTGCATGGCGAAGGAGGTGGCGGGGACGTGGTCCACCGTCAGCGGGTTGGCGCTTTGCGGCGTGATTTCGTACAAGCGCGAGTCGCCGGCGTGATACAGCATCGGTTCGCGGCCGGGCGGGATTTCCAGCAGCGTGAGCGTGGTGCCGGGGCGGCGGAAGGTGTCGTGGTCGTCCGGGCGGCTGAAGTGGGCTTGCAGCTTGCGATGCAGTTGGTCGAGCTGCGCGCCGAGTTGTTCCAGCGAGGTGCAGGCAGGGATGCGCAGCAGGCCGGTGGCGACGGCTTCGGCGGCTTGGCGCCCGTGTCCGTGGCCGCCCATGCCGTCGAGGACCGCGAGGCGCACATGGCCTTGCGGCCAGTCGGGCAGCTGGGTGGTCTGCGCGGTCTGGTCGCGCAGCAGCACGGCGCGGCCGTCGGCATCGATGAGCAGCAGGTTGTCCTGGTTTTCCGGCACTTGCAGCTTGCTGATGCTGGCGCTGCTGCGGGCGGCGATGTCCAAGGTGGGGCCGAAGTTGAGTTGGTCGGTGATGCGTGTCATCGGTGCGGGCGCCGCAGCGCGGGATGCGAAAGGCCACAGCTTAGCCGAAAAAGTGGCGGCGGCGGTGGGTGGCGTGTGCGTCATTCGCCGCTCCGGCGCAGCCACAGGCTGCTCACCCAGCCGGTGTTTTCGTGGCCATTGACGCTGGTTTTGATTTGCCACCAGTCGCCGTTGCGCATGCCGGTTGGCGTGGCTTCGGCGCCGGCTGGCACGATGGCGAGGCGGGCGGCGTGCACGCCAGGCGCGGCGCGCAGGTTCAGGTCGCGGTGGACGAGGAATGGGTGGCCTGCGGCGGCGCTGCGCCAGCTTTCCGTCGCGCTGTCGTCGGTGAAGGCGGTGGGCGTGGTTGCGGCGATCAATGGACTGGCTTGGGCGCTGGCTGCGCCGTGCGTTGCATACAAAATCAGGCTGCCGAAGCCCCATGCGCCGACCACCATAATGAGCAGCGCGCGCGCGTTGGGCCGGCGCCACCAGGTGCGCGGCGTCAGGTACGCGGCCAGGAACAGCGTGACGATCAGGCCCGCAGCGAAGGCGGCAACGGCGTAGAGTTTGACGGCTTCCATGATGACTCAGGCGTCAAAACGCAGCACGTAGTGGCCTGCCACGAGGTGATGGCCATGCGGCAGTTGGTAAGGCGCATCGCCGATACTGGCGACGAATTGCAGCTTGTCGTCCAGGTGATACAGCGATTGCGTGGCGCTCTGGCGGGCGATGGTATAGCCCTTGGTCGTGGCTTCGAAGGTGAAAGCGTTGCGCGACAGGCCGATGCGGTCCGCACTGGCGTTGCCCGCGCCGTCTGCGCGCTTGAGGAAGCGCGGCGAGTCGAGCAGGCGCAAAGAGGCCAGCATCGGCGAGTTGCGGCCGAAGGTGAAGCGCACGCCGCTTGCCACGCCGGCGCCGACTGGCTGGGCAAGGCAGATCACGGCGCGGTAGCGGTCCGCCATTTCTGGTGCGACGGCCAGCAGGCGCAGTGCGCGCGTATCGACCGGGGCGAAGGTGGCGGGGGCTTCGATGCGTTGGCGGCCTTCTGGTGTGCAGGCGTATAAATCGTCTGCGGCGTCGACCATCAGGCTGATGGCCGGTTGCGCGTCCGCCGACAGGGCCAGCGACTGATTAAACGGCAGCTCCAGCGCTTGCGCGCCAGTGTCGCGGTAGCGGCTCAGACGTGGCAAGGCCAGTGCCACGAGGCTGACGCGTTGCTGCGAGACCGGTGCATAGGTCGCGTCACTTTCGCCGGCACGGTTGGCCGGCTTATGACTGGCGGCCGGCACGGCGGTCAGGTCGATGGCGCCAGCGCCGCTGCGTGCGGAGAGGCCGATACCGCCGCCGTCTGCGGATGGGCGTGGCGCCAGGCCCGCGCGCATGCCAGCCGCCGCGCCGATGCCCATGCTGGCGACACCGCCCGCAGTAAGGACCGGTGCGCTGACTTCGGCGGCGGGTGGCGAAATGTCGCCGCCGGCCATCGCGTTGCTGCCCGCACCGGAGCGGCTTTGCCAGACCGCCGGACTGACGGCCGGCGTGGCGCTACCTGTATCGCTTTGGTGGCGAGGTCGCAGTGGGAATGCCGAGGTGCGGGCAATCTTCACCAGCAGCCGGCCGCCCTGCGGCTCGCGCAGCGATTTGACGGTGTAGTAGCCACTGCGCGGATCGTAGCGGCAATCGAACGCCTCTTTGGGACGCATCTGCACCACCGGCGGTGCATCCGGACCATCGTTAAGAATTAGCAGCGCCGCATCCGGCCCAAACGGCCAGCCTTGCGCCACGGCGCTGGCCTCCGCGCCTTCGCCACCGATCAGTGCCAAACGCTGATTCGGGTACAGCGGGCACACCGGATGCCAGATCGCGCTGTCCCGCGACACGCTGACGTTGTACAAAATCTTCTCATCCGGCGCCGGCAAATACACGGCATGCCCGAACTTCACTTCGATTTCGCCCGGCGCCAGCGACGTCGCGCCGACCACGTCGTAGCGCACCTGGTCACTGCCCAGCAGATCGCCAAAATCCTTTTGATGCAGCGCAGCCAACGTCTCGGCAAGATCACGTGCGCGTGCGCCACGGGTCAGGTGGTAGTCATCGTCCACATCTTCCTGCGGCAGCACCAGCGTCACGTGCGAGAAGCAGCGGGTGGCGGCGCGGCCCTTGTGTTCGCGCGGGCTGCGCTCCAGCAGATCGCGCAGCAGCGGGCGGCGCGAGAACAGCGCCAGGCCCGGCGTCTGCCAGATTGCCTCGGCGTTGAATACGTCCGGAATGCGCCCCAGGACGGCGTGTTGAACATAGGTCGGCATGATTCAAACTCCTTCAGTAGATATCGCAACGAAGGTAAGCAGGGGGCAGAGGAAAAACAGCAGATGGCTGCCGCCGGCAGACAGAAAACTCATCGGCTGCCCCATGATCGGGAAGATCGCCAGGTTGGTCCCCCACGACAGCAGGAAATGCGCCAGCACGAAGGCGCCGCCGCCGCACAGGGCGAAATAGCGGAAGCGTCCCAGCCAGGCTTGGCGGAAGTGGCGCGCGGCGGCGCCGCCGTGGTAGGCCTGCATGGCGGCGAATACTATCCCGGTCAGGAAGGCCGCCTGCACGGCCCACAGCAGCAGCCCGCCCAGCAGGCCGTGGCGGTTGACGAAGAAGGACGCCGCGAAGTCGTCCTGCACAGCGGGGATTTGCACCACGCTGCCGGCGGTCTGGCCCAGCGCGCGCAGGCCGAACCAGTGATCGGCGCCCAGCCAGCCGCCGTCACCGATGGCGCGGGCGCCCAGTAGCAGCTGTTGACCGGTGTGCGGATGCTCGGCAGGATTGAGCCAGACCAGGAAGCGGTCGGCGTAGAAGCCCCAGCGGATCAGGTCATCGGTGCCGACTACGCGCAGGTAGACCACAGCGCCCACCGCCAGCAAGGCGCCGCCGACCAGCACCGCGGACAGCAGACGATTGCCGGCGGCGATGGCGTAGGCCAGTCCCATGCCGGTGCTCCAGACCAGCAGCAGGATCAACGGCGAGAAGTCGTCCACCTGCACCAGCGCGAGGCCGAGCAATGCGAGGAACAGCAAGGCAGGGCCGATCAGTTGCAGCCAGCGCGCGCCATGGTCGACGAGCCGCTGCGGGCCGCTGTGCCAGTGGAAGCGCAACGCCAGGCAATGGGCGGTGAGGGCGGTCAGCGCCAGTTTGGCCAGTTCCACCGGTTGCAGGTCGAAGACGCCGGTTTCGTCGCCCCACAGCACTTGGGCGGCCAAGGCGGTCAGCGCCACGGCGGCGAACAGTGCGAGTATCCATTCGATGGTGCGTTGTTGCAGGTGGATGCCGCGCGCCGCCTGGTGTTGTGCCCACAGACGCAGCAAGCCGCCAAGACCGGCGCCGATGGCCAGCATGGCGGCGCTTTTCTGGTAATAGCGCAGCCAGGAGGATTCCGGCGCGCCGAGGCCCAGTTCCAGTTGCGCCAGCAAGCCGGTGGCCAGCAGCACGGCGCCGGCGGCGGTGGCCAGCGTCAGGCGGCCGGGCAAGGAAATCCACAACAGCAGCGCGCTGGCGGCCAGCAGCATTGAGCAAGCGGCGGCAGGCGCGTAGCCGGCGCGTTGCGCGGTTAGCGCGATCAGGCCGAGCGCCAGCATGCCCGCCGTGGCTAGCAGGTTGCTGCCGCCCGCCACCTTTGCCGCCCAGGAGGTGGTTGCGGCGGCTTGGCGTGCGACGGCGCTGACGCCGCTGCAGACCACGCACAGGGCGATGCCGATCCAGAGCGTGTTGGCGTGGCCGCTGCTCCAGAGCGCGCGCTGCTGCCATTGCCAGTTCACTTGCTCCGGTTGTTTCAGTTCCGGCTCGGCGAACAGTTTGACGTGGCGGCTTGGTTGCAGCGTCAATTGGTTGCCGCTGGCGCTGATCTGGAAGCGCGTGTGGCCGACCACGATGGCGTTGACGCCCTCCAGCGATGCTTCCTGCTTGCGCAAGTCGGTCTGCTTGCCGGCGCCGGTGACCAGCACCGCCGTGCGGTCGCCATCTGGATTGCCGGCCGATAGCAGCAGGCGGCCGTTGATACGGCTAATCTGCGCGGCGCCCGGCGTTACTTGCGCCAGGCCGAGACGATTGTCGCAATACAGATTGCCGCCAAAGGTGAGCGGGCGGACGATGGTCAGCGGCATGATGCCGTTCCATGCTGCCAGCGCTTTGGATGCCAGGGGCGATTCCGGGCAGTTGGCTTGTTGGCGCCCGTCTCGGTACAGCGTGGCGCCGTCGTAGCGCCATTCGTGGCCGTCGCGCGTGAAGGTGACTTGGTCTGCATTGGCGGCGCGGATGTCGAAGACGGCGCCGTCGATCTGGAAGCGCTGCAGGTTCTGCATGGCGACGCTGCCCATGCGCTGTTCGGCCCCGTCGCGCAGCAGAACGACGTGGTTGCTGGTGCTGAGATTGCGCAGCAGCCAGCTGCCGCTGGCATCGCGGCGCAGCGAGAGGTGATTGCGGTCGGTTTGCGGTGCGGCCAGTTCGCGTTGGCCGAGGATGATGCTGTCGCCGGCCGGCAGGGTGACCGTGATTGCGTGGGGCAGCCAGGCAGCGGGTGCGCGCAACAAGGCCATCACCTGCAGGCAGGACAGGCCTGCCAGGATTGACAGCGTGACCGCAAGGCCGACGTTACGCGAGGCGACGCGCGCTGTGGCGTACAGCGCGCTGACCAAGGTGGCCAAGGTGCCGAAAGCGTCAGCCTGGCGGGGCATCAGGCGGCGCAGCAGCGGGCGGCGTGCGGAGCGACCTGCGGCTAGCGTGGTCGCGCGGCTGGCGGTGCCTCCGGATGCGTGAGAGGCGGCCATCATGCCACCTGCAAGGTTTGCCAGCCATTGATGGCGGAAGGCCGGCGCATGGCCAGCACCGGATCAACCGCATCGAATGCGCCACGCGCTGGCTTGACGCCCTGGATCGCATTCAGCATGCGGCTGATCTGGAGTGCGTGGCGCGGA from Duganella dendranthematis encodes:
- a CDS encoding SH3 domain-containing protein → MEAVKLYAVAAFAAGLIVTLFLAAYLTPRTWWRRPNARALLIMVVGAWGFGSLILYATHGAASAQASPLIAATTPTAFTDDSATESWRSAAAGHPFLVHRDLNLRAAPGVHAARLAIVPAGAEATPTGMRNGDWWQIKTSVNGHENTGWVSSLWLRRSGE
- a CDS encoding PP2C family protein-serine/threonine phosphatase is translated as MTHTPPTAAATFSAKLWPFASRAAAPAPMTRITDQLNFGPTLDIAARSSASISKLQVPENQDNLLLIDADGRAVLLRDQTAQTTQLPDWPQGHVRLAVLDGMGGHGHGRQAAEAVATGLLRIPACTSLEQLGAQLDQLHRKLQAHFSRPDDHDTFRRPGTTLTLLEIPPGREPMLYHAGDSRLYEITPQSANPLTVDHVPATSFAMHGLLDEQEWWQQVHGEHRAQIAQAYILGNAFTNPQVLDDGLLPLDASNLPPFLRHLADRRAVQVRADATYLLATDGFWSCAHPQPWIARWPALMTQPAAAQALDALFNDYAANPPPQLHIDNLSAIVIRFVQPTARPQMASNVDETALPAAPIPSHF
- a CDS encoding FHA domain-containing protein — encoded protein: MPGTQTCEGGHAQTEASSYDLLTALRTTRPASPVTVLDVVPALTNTADIPAAEPNYARPHQRAQALRPQLHISGFDPRAAGGRQTLKMELRGMPDACAPQLTLQLQSDLIPNGAARQHFVRAVGGEWRPVFVEFSSRGKEHGQYQISIELLSQHPGMAARKWVCTFVILVPRLDATLTEIHRIFLSTHKNVRVMADDASIARVSAQGGDSLDIDVTARNAGIAHLDLNAPAGKVDLGFSTIAWDEDLIEIDMPQAAAVHPHTTRAASLVNAAPEAGAQRQIRLFAMEECVIGRFELVDPEADVMLTHYTADGQDTNGLTRRLSGRHAIIRRSGLGFEIEDVSRYGILLDGVWPGKNKPTALRLGMRIEFSASIKGIVTLAVSAIMPHGVILHRVDHGANAECFYLLAPDAHPGYPVKSYAAAPHAAALPLLLHRDGGFWHLDQLTGQETALAPTVSLDKLSRVPRHTRFASDPYPEHWIIRTGADDMYSTVAANALSTA
- a CDS encoding FtsW/RodA/SpoVE family cell cycle protein, which codes for MMAASHASGGTASRATTLAAGRSARRPLLRRLMPRQADAFGTLATLVSALYATARVASRNVGLAVTLSILAGLSCLQVMALLRAPAAWLPHAITVTLPAGDSIILGQRELAAPQTDRNHLSLRRDASGSWLLRNLSTSNHVVLLRDGAEQRMGSVAMQNLQRFQIDGAVFDIRAANADQVTFTRDGHEWRYDGATLYRDGRQQANCPESPLASKALAAWNGIMPLTIVRPLTFGGNLYCDNRLGLAQVTPGAAQISRINGRLLLSAGNPDGDRTAVLVTGAGKQTDLRKQEASLEGVNAIVVGHTRFQISASGNQLTLQPSRHVKLFAEPELKQPEQVNWQWQQRALWSSGHANTLWIGIALCVVCSGVSAVARQAAATTSWAAKVAGGSNLLATAGMLALGLIALTAQRAGYAPAAACSMLLAASALLLWISLPGRLTLATAAGAVLLATGLLAQLELGLGAPESSWLRYYQKSAAMLAIGAGLGGLLRLWAQHQAARGIHLQQRTIEWILALFAAVALTALAAQVLWGDETGVFDLQPVELAKLALTALTAHCLALRFHWHSGPQRLVDHGARWLQLIGPALLFLALLGLALVQVDDFSPLILLLVWSTGMGLAYAIAAGNRLLSAVLVGGALLAVGAVVYLRVVGTDDLIRWGFYADRFLVWLNPAEHPHTGQQLLLGARAIGDGGWLGADHWFGLRALGQTAGSVVQIPAVQDDFAASFFVNRHGLLGGLLLWAVQAAFLTGIVFAAMQAYHGGAAARHFRQAWLGRFRYFALCGGGAFVLAHFLLSWGTNLAIFPIMGQPMSFLSAGGSHLLFFLCPLLTFVAISTEGV
- a CDS encoding pirin family protein, translated to MSVTNLLKGHEKDLGGGLLVRRFLPSAVKQAVGPFIFFDHFGPLDVPLDADHDVRPHPHIGLATVTYLFEGAMDHRDSLGTVQRIEPGAINWMTAGSGIVHSERTPKDLIGKPHRTHGLQLWAALPVAHEEEAAAFHHTPAAEIPELDIAGAKVRVLIGSAFGRTSPVKTFSQTLYLDVVLQAGHELVLDSLPAEAAVYPISGELEVDGAPLELHTMALLNTEGPQSVKAKSEARLVVIGGEPLDGHRFMYWNFVSSRKERISQAAEDWEAQRFAPVPGETDWIPLPAKKPAA